One Defluviimonas sp. SAOS-178_SWC DNA window includes the following coding sequences:
- a CDS encoding hydantoinase B/oxoprolinase family protein, whose amino-acid sequence MNMPQSSPPPTSAASNDSHSFIDFELFKNELFAVADEMAVTICRTTYSGVLRDNMDFSTGLADAEGRLVAQGLTLPVHLGSIRTALKAVIDKFGDDIHDGDVFILNDPFEGGMHLPDIFILEPVFHEGRRIAFAASTAHHVDVGGHVPGSNAVNSTEIYAEGLRIPPQKLYSAGTQNETLWELLRANVRLPVQLFGDLRAQLAACRMASRKVVELFVRYGTQASQDFMQSVTDYTERLARAALAELPDGEFSFEDWIDDDGYDLGKPIRLFVTVRKKGEHIEFDWTGSAPQVRGAINATLSVTEAASYTALRSIIPSGIPNNDGIFRVLTTTAPKGTIANIALPGACAARALTGFRMLDCAFGALAMMVPDRVFAASDGGNVGVALAGFHPDGERFVYVDFSCGTWGGRPWADGVDGISNIFVNMASQSVEQIESEHPIQITGYEFAPDRCGAGKYRGGAPFYREYRIRVPEATLQFRADRQTVRPYGLYGGKAGQPGTVHMITNGEERHIGSKVTEGITENDRFRYVLPGGGGWGNPLERDPDAVLRDVRNELVSRAQARNVYGVVMTEGKLAVDEDATARQRAELAKKAKTETVAWGD is encoded by the coding sequence ATGAACATGCCTCAGTCGTCGCCCCCCCCCACCAGCGCAGCTAGCAACGACTCCCACTCGTTCATTGACTTCGAACTGTTCAAAAACGAGCTTTTCGCGGTAGCGGATGAAATGGCCGTCACGATTTGCCGCACGACCTATTCAGGTGTGCTTCGGGACAACATGGATTTCTCTACCGGGCTTGCAGATGCTGAGGGGCGGCTTGTCGCCCAGGGCCTGACTCTGCCGGTGCATCTGGGGTCGATCCGCACGGCGCTCAAGGCGGTCATCGACAAGTTCGGCGATGACATCCATGACGGCGACGTGTTCATCCTTAACGACCCGTTTGAGGGCGGCATGCACCTGCCCGACATCTTCATTCTGGAACCGGTGTTTCACGAGGGGCGGCGCATCGCATTCGCGGCCTCGACCGCGCACCATGTCGACGTGGGCGGACATGTACCCGGTTCGAACGCAGTCAATTCGACGGAAATCTACGCCGAAGGACTGCGCATCCCGCCGCAAAAGCTCTATTCGGCTGGCACACAAAACGAAACGCTATGGGAGCTGCTGCGCGCCAATGTGCGCCTGCCGGTGCAACTGTTCGGCGATCTGCGCGCGCAGTTGGCTGCCTGCCGGATGGCCAGCCGCAAGGTCGTCGAACTATTCGTGCGCTACGGCACCCAGGCTTCGCAAGATTTCATGCAGAGCGTGACGGATTATACCGAACGCCTCGCGCGTGCCGCTCTTGCCGAACTGCCCGACGGCGAGTTTTCCTTCGAGGACTGGATCGACGATGACGGTTACGATCTGGGCAAGCCGATCCGCCTGTTCGTCACCGTGCGCAAGAAGGGTGAGCATATCGAGTTCGACTGGACCGGCTCTGCGCCACAGGTCAGGGGTGCGATCAACGCCACCCTGTCCGTGACTGAAGCGGCGTCCTACACTGCGCTGCGTTCAATCATTCCGTCGGGGATTCCTAACAATGACGGTATTTTCCGGGTTCTCACCACCACGGCGCCCAAGGGAACAATCGCCAATATCGCCCTGCCCGGCGCTTGCGCGGCGCGTGCTCTGACCGGTTTCCGCATGCTGGACTGCGCGTTTGGCGCGCTGGCGATGATGGTGCCCGACCGAGTGTTCGCCGCTTCCGATGGCGGCAATGTCGGGGTCGCCCTAGCCGGGTTCCACCCGGATGGAGAGCGTTTCGTCTATGTCGATTTCTCTTGCGGCACTTGGGGCGGACGCCCCTGGGCGGACGGGGTCGACGGGATTTCCAACATCTTCGTCAACATGGCGTCGCAATCGGTCGAACAGATCGAATCCGAACATCCGATCCAGATCACCGGTTATGAATTTGCGCCGGACCGTTGCGGCGCGGGCAAATATCGTGGCGGTGCGCCCTTCTATCGCGAGTATCGCATCAGGGTGCCGGAAGCGACGTTGCAGTTCCGCGCCGACCGGCAGACGGTGCGCCCTTACGGTCTATATGGCGGCAAGGCCGGGCAACCCGGAACAGTCCACATGATCACCAATGGCGAGGAACGCCACATCGGATCAAAAGTGACAGAAGGAATCACTGAGAATGACCGCTTCCGCTATGTCCTCCCGGGAGGTGGCGGCTGGGGCAACCCGCTGGAGCGTGATCCGGATGCTGTGCTGCGCGATGTGCGCAACGAACTTGTCTCCCGCGCGCAGGCCCGCAATGTCTATGGCGTCGTCATGACCGAAGGCAAGCTGGCTGTGGACGAAGACGCGACCGCCCGGCAGCGCGCCGAACTGGCGAAAAAAGCCAAAACCGAAACCGTCGCCTGGGGCGACTGA
- a CDS encoding TRAP transporter small permease subunit, translating to MAPSIQIPAFALTGLCALPAGEGKHLQMASKSETANAPTIIRAINALNSALGAVAAWLMLPVVLICFTVVILRYAFGTGYVWMQELFIWGHGIAFLSAAAYTFQNNGHVRVDVFYSTMSERSKALVNILGVVVLLFVTCGALFYVSLPQVITSWKLGERSTSLSGLDHAYVLKGFVLVFCVTCILHGIVLLWESWRTLRSPEKGDTA from the coding sequence GTGGCGCCATCAATTCAAATTCCGGCCTTTGCGCTGACCGGTTTGTGCGCTTTGCCCGCAGGGGAGGGGAAGCATCTTCAAATGGCTTCAAAATCCGAGACCGCAAATGCGCCGACCATCATCCGGGCGATCAACGCGCTGAATAGCGCGCTTGGGGCCGTGGCGGCATGGCTCATGCTCCCGGTGGTGTTGATCTGTTTCACGGTCGTGATCCTGCGCTATGCATTCGGAACCGGCTATGTCTGGATGCAGGAACTCTTCATCTGGGGCCACGGCATAGCGTTTCTGTCGGCAGCAGCCTATACGTTCCAGAACAACGGGCACGTCCGGGTGGATGTATTTTACAGCACTATGAGTGAACGCTCAAAGGCGCTCGTCAACATCCTCGGCGTAGTGGTTCTGCTGTTCGTCACCTGCGGCGCGCTGTTCTATGTATCGCTGCCGCAGGTCATCACGTCGTGGAAACTGGGCGAGCGGTCCACCAGCCTCTCAGGTCTCGATCACGCATACGTCCTAAAGGGATTCGTCCTGGTTTTCTGTGTGACCTGCATTCTGCACGGGATCGTCCTTCTATGGGAAAGCTGGAGAACTCTGCGCAGTCCAGAGAAGGGAGACACGGCATGA
- a CDS encoding hydantoinase/oxoprolinase family protein, protein MPDTARTLGCRVGIDIGGTFTDLVLVTGDGRTLTRKVSSTPDNYAKAITEGLTKFLDDSGLTLSDIHEFLHGTTVGSNTILEFKGAHIGLITTQGFRDILEIRNLRMPKLYDLHWDKPIPLVERYLRRTVPERIDAQGNIETPLERAEIEKTVRSLLDEGVEGIAVCLLNSYVNPAHERLIGEVIEDLAPGMPVSLSVDVLPQIKEYERTSTTVINAYIQPIVASYLKTLTDDLGAGGMSAPIRLMQSNGGLTTADGASRRPVSIIESGPAAGVVGAVRHAAESGHKNLISFDMGGTTAKAAVAEDGKFVLSQQYSVGGGIMISSRLLTGGGYLLGVPAIDVAEVGAGGGSVIWIDQGGSMRIGPKSAGADPGPLCYDRGGEYPTITDANVLLGYINPEFLVGGELKLNAKRSRDYFEKLLAKPMGTDVTTAAYGARQIAISNMIRAIKAVSSERGRDPRRFTLFALGGNGALFACDMARELGITNILVPPSAGLFSAYGLLYADVEHTYTESSTSLLRDIPADEWDSRWSALEAKALRQLKEDGFDGSVVDLSRHASMRYKGQTYEIEIPIAGGPLDMAAIEKIEADFGDEHELTYGHRASLEEPLQMCAFKLSGAAAETGKALPGIPQRATLADKRPKSRKAYFGRDYGWQDAEIVARADLTAERRGPFILEEYDTTCVVPPDARAFLDAQGNVTITMDQG, encoded by the coding sequence ATGCCAGATACAGCCCGCACCCTCGGTTGCCGCGTCGGAATAGACATTGGCGGCACATTCACCGACCTCGTTCTCGTCACCGGAGACGGCCGCACGCTTACGCGCAAGGTGTCGTCCACCCCCGACAACTACGCCAAGGCTATCACGGAAGGGTTGACGAAGTTTCTCGATGATTCCGGCCTCACGCTCAGCGATATCCACGAGTTCCTGCATGGAACGACCGTAGGGTCGAACACCATTCTAGAATTCAAGGGTGCGCATATCGGGCTGATAACCACACAGGGCTTCCGCGACATCCTGGAAATCCGCAACCTGCGGATGCCCAAACTCTACGATCTGCACTGGGACAAGCCTATCCCGCTCGTCGAACGCTACCTGCGCCGTACGGTGCCCGAACGCATCGACGCGCAGGGGAACATCGAGACCCCGCTCGAGCGGGCCGAGATCGAAAAAACGGTGCGCAGCCTGCTGGACGAAGGTGTCGAGGGCATCGCCGTCTGCCTCTTGAATTCCTACGTCAATCCCGCGCATGAAAGGCTGATCGGCGAAGTGATCGAGGATCTGGCCCCTGGTATGCCCGTCAGCCTCAGCGTGGACGTCCTGCCCCAGATCAAGGAATACGAACGCACCTCCACCACCGTTATCAATGCCTATATTCAGCCAATCGTCGCTTCCTACCTGAAAACACTGACTGACGATTTGGGCGCAGGCGGCATGTCAGCTCCCATCCGCCTGATGCAGTCGAACGGTGGTCTGACCACCGCAGACGGTGCGTCGCGCCGTCCGGTCAGCATCATCGAATCCGGTCCGGCCGCAGGCGTGGTAGGCGCGGTGCGCCACGCAGCCGAAAGTGGGCATAAAAACCTCATCAGCTTTGACATGGGTGGCACTACGGCAAAGGCTGCGGTGGCCGAAGACGGCAAGTTTGTCCTTTCTCAGCAATATTCGGTCGGCGGCGGCATCATGATTTCGTCGCGCCTTCTGACGGGCGGCGGCTATCTTCTTGGGGTGCCGGCCATCGACGTGGCCGAGGTCGGCGCGGGCGGCGGGTCGGTCATCTGGATCGACCAGGGCGGTTCGATGCGTATCGGCCCCAAAAGCGCCGGCGCGGATCCTGGGCCGCTCTGCTACGATCGCGGCGGCGAGTATCCCACGATAACCGATGCCAACGTCCTTCTCGGCTATATCAACCCCGAATTTCTGGTCGGCGGCGAACTGAAGCTCAACGCAAAGCGTAGCCGTGATTATTTCGAAAAGCTGCTGGCGAAGCCGATGGGAACGGATGTGACCACTGCCGCCTATGGCGCGCGCCAGATCGCCATTTCCAATATGATTCGCGCGATCAAGGCTGTGTCGTCGGAGCGCGGCCGCGATCCGCGCCGCTTCACCTTGTTCGCCCTCGGCGGCAACGGTGCGCTCTTTGCCTGCGACATGGCACGCGAGTTAGGCATCACCAACATTCTGGTCCCCCCCTCCGCCGGGCTCTTTTCCGCCTACGGACTGCTTTATGCCGACGTTGAACACACCTACACCGAATCCTCCACGTCGCTTCTGCGCGACATTCCGGCTGATGAGTGGGACAGCCGCTGGAGCGCGCTTGAGGCCAAGGCATTGCGGCAGTTGAAGGAAGACGGTTTCGATGGCTCGGTCGTCGATCTCAGCCGCCACGCCAGCATGCGCTACAAAGGTCAGACCTACGAGATCGAGATTCCGATCGCCGGTGGCCCGCTCGACATGGCCGCAATCGAAAAGATCGAGGCTGATTTCGGTGACGAGCACGAACTGACCTATGGTCATCGCGCATCGCTGGAAGAACCTTTGCAGATGTGCGCGTTCAAGCTGTCGGGCGCCGCCGCCGAAACCGGCAAGGCTCTGCCCGGAATTCCGCAACGCGCCACATTGGCCGACAAACGCCCCAAAAGCCGCAAGGCCTATTTCGGAAGAGATTACGGCTGGCAGGACGCCGAAATCGTCGCCCGTGCCGATCTAACCGCTGAACGGCGCGGCCCATTCATTCTGGAGGAGTATGACACGACCTGTGTGGTGCCACCGGATGCGCGTGCTTTTCTGGACGCACAGGGCAATGTCACCATCACCATGGATCAGGGCTGA